Genomic DNA from Armatimonadota bacterium:
GCGGACCGCCGATGCCGGCAGTGCGTCTCGCTCCGCCTGCAAAGCCACCCGTCCGGAGCAGACTCACGTTAAGTGAATCTCCCGCCCACGCCGCTGTCTCCACGAACGGAAGCCTCGCGGGCGAGGAACTCGCGTTCAAATCCGACGCGCTCAAGGCGATGAAGCCCGCGGACCGAATGGCTCTCCTCGAAAACGTGAAAATGCATACCGCACTGCACGGTCTTGCCGCGAAGGTGAAAGCCGAGGGCAAGAACGGGACGCTGCACACTCCGAGCGTGCAGGTCGACAACGGGCGCGTTTGGGTGCAGGTGTGGGTGAAATCGGCCAGCAAGGCGAACCTCGCCAAACTGAAAGCGGCCGGATTCACGCTGGAGACGACGCTCATGCCGGGCAAGCTGCTCCTGGGCAGCGTCCCGGTCGCCAAACTGGAGTCCATCGCCGCGCTGGTGTTCGTGGCCCGTATTGAGCCGGTGATCCTCAAGTAGGGCCGAGGGGCCAAACGGTGGTGCGGGGACGCGGCGGTGAAAGCCGCCGCGTCTCCGCGCGCCACAGGCTATCATCCCCATAAAGATCGGTTGATTCCGCGAGAGCCTGCCACCGTAACACAAAGGAAGATGCCATGCGCAAGATCGTTCTGTTCGCACTCCTGCTCACTGCCGCGCGCGCCGATGCGCAACTTGGGCGGCTGACACCATCGACCTTTCCGCTGCCCGGGTACTCCCCGGGGCCATTACCCTCCAGCCCCCACCGTGAGACAGGCTCAGACTCCGGCCAGCCCATCCTGACCGTGCTTGAGCGTGACCTGACCGGACAGCCGGTGGTGGCCGTCGGCGTCCTCTGGCCATACGTTGATCCCGAAACGGTGAAGGTCCGGGCGTCTTCCAAACTGCTGACCCGCGTTCAGGACGTAGCGGATGCCTTCAGCACACCGGAACAGCAGTGCGTGCCCTATGCGATCCGCGGCACGTGGGTACTGGCGCCGGGCACGCGGAAGCAGATGACCACGGACATCACCGGGCTGACGCCCGTGGACGTCAGCGGCCGCGGACGACTGATGAGCGAAGTGCTCGTTGGCCTGACCGCGCGCGAAAGGGATTTGCTCTGTTCGGCATCGGGCCTTGTCGCGGGCTCGTTGAACCCGCAATTGCAGAAGATGGTCGCTCGCGCGCTCCGGCCACCGATGCGCATCAGCGATATGCGGCAGACGCCGGGTGACAGCAGTATACTCGGCGCCCCCGATCTGGGTACTCTGATCTCCGCACCGCCCGATCTCACGCGCGTGCGCATCCGGGCCCAACTGCGATCGCGGCCCGCCTCCATCTTTATCACACGGCGCCAGCCGGACGGGTACGAGTACTCGCAGTCTTACGACGTGTTTCAGATGCCGCCGACGCCCCACTTCGAACTGCTGCCCAATGGGCCGGCAGGTTACTATTCGGGCGACAGCACGGATCTGCCGATGCTTTCCACCGTACCCAACACATTCAAACCGTCCGACCTGGATGGCAAATCCCTGGCACAGCCTTTCGGCGCGGCGGGCGTGATGGCGGTCGATGACGCAATGAAGCGCCTGGAAGCACTTACGGGCCGCAAATTCCGGGCGAGTGCCCAGTTCAGGCCCTTAAGGGTCTTTGTAGGTTCCAGCGCCATCCCGTGCGGGGACGTTGCGGACGCGCTCCGGCTGGCGCTCACGGCATCGTTCCGGCGTATAGGCGACATCTACTTCCTCACCTGGGACCGCACCGGGCTGGGCGCGCTGCAGATGACGGCCATGGAGAAGGCGCAGGGTTTGACGCACGCATCGGACAAGGCCGGTCAGGAGGCTGAAAACAGCGAGGCGTGGCTCGATCTGGCCATGCGCATCCCGTTCGCCGCGGACGACCCGCTGGGATGGACCGCCGGCCAGCGCCAGGTACTTTTTGGCCCATCGGATAACAAGCCCAACTCGTCCGGCAGTCCGCGTGTGGGTTGGAACAGTATGACGTCCGGCCAGCGCGCGGCGATACGCGCTCTCGCAGCCGGCGGCAAAGTGAACTTGCCGGACCTGACCACAGGGGAAGGTGAATACGCGGAACGCCTGTTGGCGGACAAGGATCTTGAGAAAGCGGGGCTGCAGGGACAGGCGACGGTCGAGCTGTGCGTCGATCTCGGCGACGGTAGATGGGCGGCAACCGGGAACTGGTTTTACAAGACCCTTTACCAGAGCACTCTGGAGTCGCTGCGATACCAGGCGAAGGAGCGAGCCGATGCGGAGAAGCGCCGACGTGGAGCAGGGGCAACGGCGGCAGCACCACCGCCATACCGCTACTATCAGGATCGCAATCTGATGCCGGCGCGGAACCGGGCGTTGATGGTGCCGGTGCTCTCCAAACAGCAGCTCAATAAGCTGGCGATGCAGATGCAGGTGCGCGGCATCAAGACTCTGTTGTACCCGGTCCTCCAGGGAGGCTATGTCACGATTCCGAGCAAGGCGTTTCCGCCGCACCCCGCCATGGGAGTTGCCAATGGCTGGCTGGCGTGTATGACCGCGATGAAAGGCGCCGGCGTGACCGTGATCGGCTATATGGAGGCGCTGGCGTGGCGCAAGACGAGGCAAACCCCTCATTGGCTCGATCAGCATCCGGACTATCTGGATGTGGACATCCTCGGACGCCCCCTGAGCGCACATCTCGCCGCGGACGCCGCCCGACTTCAAACGCGGGAGCCTTCGATCATCGGAGACATCGTCCGCGTGACAGAACCCGAGGTGAACGCGCGGCTCGATACGCTCCTGGGAGAGTATCTTCGCCAACCGGGTGTTACCGGCCTCTGCCTGGACGCCTGGAGCATTGACACGGCGTATCAACGGGGCCCCGGTGGCGGAAGGTCGTACAACCCGCAAATGGGCCGCTGGGGGGAGCTTGGATACGCCGTGCCTGACCGCGTCGCGTCCATTTTGAAGAACTCCGTGGATCCGGTCGACCTCGATCAAGGTATGCCCGGATTCCAGTCGCCGCCACTTGCCGCCGTTCAACTGCCGCGTCCGCCGATGGACATGCAGGCTATGAGAGCGGGGCGTCCGCAGCCGCAACCGCCATCCGCCGAGGTCGCGCTGGCGACACGGCTTCTGCCCAAGGCCAGGCCGGATGGCGCCCCTCTGCTTACGTTCGCAACCGACGGAGGGGCCACCCCCGGGTACTATCGCCCGAACAGCGGCCCCCCGGCGCCTCCGGCGTCCGTGCGGCTGACGCAGTTGTACACGGGCTTCGCCACGAATGAAGCCCGCTGTCTGCTGCTGCGGGTTCCTACGAGGGAGAGCGCCTTGTCCGCACCCGCTAACGGCCCGCCGATCGACCCCAAAGCTCCGGCGATCCTTTGGGCTGACGGGACCTATTTCCGGCCATCCAACACGGAGCCCGCCGACTGGGCCGTCTACGATTTTCGCGGCGCGCCGGAGGAGCTGGACGACAGCCTCCGCCGCGTGGGGATTCCGGACGACGGGGCGGAATCGGGGCCGGGAACGGGGGGTGGGGGCGGCAGACCGTTGCCGCCCGGGCGGCCGTTGCGCCGATAGACGGCCGGGTCAGCCGGCGCAAATAGCCGGCCGTCCAACACGCAGTCAGCAAACCGGGGAATGTGCCTTTCGGCACATCCCCCGGTTTGCGAATCGGAACCTGGAACGAAGGGCTCTGCACCTACTCAGCCAGCAACCCCCGCAGCACGTATTGCAGTATGCCGCCGTTGCGGTAGTACTCCACCTCGATTGGGGTATCGATGCGCAACGTGAGTGGGACCTCCACGGCTTCGCCATTGGCGCGGTGTATTTCCAACGTCACATCCCGCCGCGGTACGATCCCGCTCTCGAAACCGGTGATATCGAACGTTTCGGTGCCGTCCAGGCCAAGCGACTGCGCGCTCACCCCGTCTTTGAACTGGCACGGCAGCACGCCCATTCCGACGAGGTTGCTTCGGTGAATCCGCTCGTAACTCCGCGCGACAACGGCCTTCACTCCCAGTAGGCTGGTGCCTTTGGCGGCCCAGTCGCGGGATGAACCCGTGCCATACTCCAGCCCCGCGAAGACCATCAGCGGGGCCTCGGAGGCCTGGTACTTCATGCTGGCGTCGTAGATGCTCATCTGCTCGCCGTCAGGCTGATGGGCGGTCACCCCACCCTCGACGCCCGGAACCATCAGGTTCCGGATGCGTACATTGGCGAACGTGCCGCGCGTCATCACCCGGTCGTTGCCGCGGCGGCTGCCATAACTATTGAAGTCCTCCGCCGTGACGCCTTTCTCCTGGAGGTATATCCCCGCGGGCGACGACGGCTTGATAGCGCCGGCCGGGCTGATGTGGTCGGTCGTCACGCTGTCGCCGAAAATGGCCAGCGGTCGCGCGTTGCGGATCGGCCGAACGGGCTCGGGCGCCATCCCGAACTTCTCGAAGAACGGAGGCTCCTGGATGTAAGTGGACTCGCGGTCCCACGTATAGACGTTCCCCGTGCTGGATGGCACTTCGCCCCACAGCGGGTTCTGGTCTGCGAAGTCGCGATACAGGCTGCGGTAGGTATCGGGATCGTTGGCCGTTGCCAGCAGGTTCGCGATCTCTTCCTGAGCCGGCCAGATGTCGCGCAGGAAAACCGCCTTGCCGTCGGCGCCAACACCGAGGGGCTCACTCGCCATATCGATTTCGACCGTTCCGGCAAGGGCGAAAGCTACGACGAGCGGCGGGCTCATCAGGAAGTTGGCTTTCACGTTCTGGTGAACGCGCGCCTCGAAGTTGCGGTTGCCGCTGAGGACGCTGGCGACGACGAGGTCATTGTCGGTGACCACCTTCTCCAGGTTCGGCTCCAGCGGTCCCGAGTTACCGATGCAGGTTGTACAGCCGTAGCCGACAACCTGAAAGCCGAGGGCATCCAGGTAGGGCTGCAGGCCCGTCTTCTCAAAGTAGTCCGTCACCACGCGCGAACCCGGCGCCAGGGAGGTCTTCACGGTCGGTCGCACCTTCAGGCCGCGCGCGACCGCCTTCTTCGCCAGCAGACCGGCCGCCAGCATCACGCTGGGGTTGGAGGTGTTCGTACAACTTGTGATGGCGGCGATGACCACATCCCCGTGCTTCAACTCTTCGACGGATTTGGGGAACTCGCCGGCCGGCACATCCGTGACGCGGTCCGGCGTTGACCGGTTCTCCATCATCTCGATCTCAGTGAGCGGATTCGTATTGGAAGCGCTCACCTCTCCATTGACGGGCGCCGGGGCCGTTTCCACCGCCTGTTCGCCGCCGCCCGACAGCGTAGCCGATCGCAACGATGAGCCGGACAGAACCACGAACCGCCTTCCCGCCTCTTCGAGCGACCGATTGTAAGCCGAAGGCGAGCTCAGCAGTTCCTCGAACTTAGATTTGACGTCTGTCAGAGCGATCCGGTCCTGCGGACGCTTGGGCCCCGCGACGCAGGGCTCAACGGTCCCCAGGTCGAGTTCATGCGTCTGGCTGTAGGCGATTTCCCCGGCTTTGGGCATACCGAACAGGCCTTGCGCCTTGAAATACTGACGGAACGCGTCCACCTGCTCATCGCTGCGGCCCGTGGCCGCGAGGTAGCGGCAGGACTCTTCGTCCACGGGGAAAAAGCCCATCGTGGCGCCATACTCCGGCGCCATGTTGGCCAGTGTGGCGCGGTCCGTGAGGCTGAGCGACGCGGCCCCTTCTCCGTGAAACTCGACAAACTTGCCCACGACCTTCGCGGCCCGGAGCATTTCGGTAATCGTCAGCACCAGGTCCGTGGCCGTCACCCCCGGCTTCAGCGCGCCGTGCAGGTTCACGCCCACCACGTCCGGCGTAAGGATGTACACGGGCTGGCCGAGCATGCCGGCCTCGGCCTCGATTCCTCCCACGCCCCACCCCACGATACCCAGTCCGTTGATCATCGTCGTATGGCTGTCGGTCCCCACGAGTGTGTCCGGGTAGTAGACCCCGTCCTTCGCCAGCACTCCCTTTGCGAGGTACTCCAGGTTCACCTGGTGGACGATGCCGATGCCGGGGGGTACAACGCCGAAGCCGTTGAAGGCCTGCATGCCCCACTTGAGGAACTGGTATCGCGCCCGGTTGCGCTTGAACTCCATCTCCATGTTCCGTTGCAGGGCGTCCGGCGTCGAAGCGAAATCCACCTGGACCGAGTGGTCCACCACGAGGTCCACCGGCACAAGCGGCTCGATGACGGCGGGATCCTTGCCCATCCGCGCGACGGCGGAACGCATGGCGGCCAGGTCAACAAGCAGCGGCACACCGGTGAAATCCTGGAGGACAATGCGGGCGACCACGAACGGAATCTCCTCAGTGCGCTCCGCGTTGGGCTTCCAGTTCGCCAATGCCCGCACGTCGTCCTCGCGAACGCGGACTCCGTCCACGTTGCGGAGGACCGACTCCAGGACGATTCGTATGCTGACCGGCAGCCGGGAAACCGGGCCGACGCCCGCCGCTTCGAGCTGGGGCAGCGAGTAATACTCGCCATATTGAAACTGCTTCCGCGTGCCGAAAAGATTGTGCTTATCCGCCATAGATTGAGCCTCCTGTATGAACAACACTCATATTGTCTCGGAGGAGCCATCCATTAGCAAAGCGGTTGGTGATTGGAGATTGGGCGTTGCGGATTGAGGGTGGGGTGTTACGAGTGCAAGGAATCCTCCGCGATACCTCCGTGCCCTCTGTGCCTCTGTGGTTTGTCTTCGAACCCGCGCCCGGAAACGAACATAAGTTCTATAATGACCGTATGCGCGGTCACACTCCCAAACCGGGGTTCACGTCGTGGAATCCGCTCACCGGCTGCACCAAGATCAGCCCGGGGTGCAAGCACTGCTTCGCGGAGCGTATCTCGCGCAACCTCCAGCGCACCGGCGTCGCGAAATACGCCAACGGTTTCCAGCTGACGATGCACGGCGACGACATCCTCAACTGGCCGCTGACACACCGGCGGCCTACGCTGATCTTCGTGAACTCCATGTCGGACGTGTTCCACAAGGATGTCCCGCTAGCGTTCATCGAGCGCATCTTCGCGATCATCGACCGCGCACAATGGCACCGATTCATGATCTTCACCAAGCGCGCGGAGCGGCTGGCGGAGTTGGCGCCGGACCTCGCGTGGCCGGCCAACCTGTGGATGGCGGTGTCGGTCGAGAACGCGGACTACAGGCACCGCATCGACCTCCTGCGCACGGTCCCTGCTGCCGTGCGGTTCGTATCCTGCGAGCCGCTGCTGGGTCCGATTCCGGATCTGGACCTGGCCGGCATCGACTCCCTCGCCTGCGGCGCGGAGACCGGCCCCGATTCCCGTCCCTGCGACCCCGCATCGGTGCGGCTGTTGCGCGACCAGTGCGTGGCGCAGCATGTGCCGTTCGCATTCCACGGGTTTGGCAGCGCGGAGGATAGGGACGAAGGCCGCGACCGCCTCATCGACGGCGAACGCTGGCGCCAGAGCCACGATGCCTATCGGACCTTCATGACCGGCGGACAGATGGAGCTGTTCGGGTGAAGGGGAGCGCCAGAGTATCGTGGCTAATGCGTTCGCGAAGAGTTTGACGTCCGGGGGTCAAGGCGGTATAATGGAACCAATGGTACACTTGGGACCGGTGGGGAGGCGGTAATGACGAGAATATCGAGCAGGGAACTACGTGACGACCTCTCGGAGACGTTGAACCGCGTGGCCTATGGCGGCGAGACCGTTCGCGTTCATCGTCGCGGGAAGGGCCTTGCGGTCATTATCCCCGAAGCGGCATACGCTGCCTATGAGGAGTGGGAGGCTCGCGAGGACGCGAGACTGCTCGAACTCGCACGCATTTCCGACGACGAATCGAAGGGCGTCCCCGGCATCGACGCCGAAGCCCTTTTCCGGGAGCTTGGGGTGTAGACTGTGACCTATCGCGTCGTCCTCAACACCCACGCCGAAAGACAGTTTCGTAAGGTACCCCAACAGATTCAACCGCGTCTGGCCGCGGCGATACGCCTGCTTGCCACTGACCCGCGACAGCCCGATTGCCGCAAGTTGGTCGGAGGCAAGCATCACTGGCGCATTCGCGCGGCAGACATTTACAGGGTGGTCTATACCATCCAAGATGACCATATGCTGGTTACGGTGGTTGAGTTGGACCACTGGGACACCGTGTAAAAGCACACCCCACGGTGAGCCGCGGCAGCCCGTTTCATATCCCGCGGCGAGTTCGCAATCAGGTGAATGCCCTGCATCCTACCACTTCGCCGCGGCTCGGCCGGCCACGTATCCGCTGCTCCAGGCCCACTGGAAGTTGTAGCCGCCCAGTTGGCCGTCCACATCCAGTATCTCGCCGGCGAGGAACAGGCCGGGAACGATGCGCGACATCATCGTTTCGGGGTCTACTTCGTCCACGCTCACCCCACCCGCGGTCGCTTCGGCCTTCCTGTACCCATCCACCTCCGTCACGGGCAGATGGTGGTCCAGCATCGATGCCATCAGGCGGCGGCGGTCCGGGGCGGGCATACGCGCCATCGGGACGCGCGGGTTGACCTGGGCCGCATCGCAGACCATATCGGCAACACGTCGCGGCATAAACCGCGCGGCCATCGCGTATGGCCCGTGGCCGCGGTACTCCGAGAGGACGTAGGCCTCGAATTCCCGCTCTCCCCCGGCGGGCACCGCCGGCACAAACCGGCAGTATAAGGCGGCCGCGGGGTGATCTTTCGAGTCCCTCGCGATATGGCGGCTGACATTCAGGGCGGCGGGGCCGCTGTAGCCGGTGTGCGTGAACAGGAACGAGCCTTCATATTCCGCCAGGACGTCGCGGTGTTCTCTCCACGTCAGTCGGACGGGCAGCGTAACGCCGCTCAACGCGGCGTGCGCGGGGCTGTCGGAGAGCAGTGGGGAGAGCGCGGGCGTGGTGTAGACAATGGAGTGGCCCAGTTTGCCCGCCATGGCGTAACCCGCTCCTGTGCTGCCGGACTTCGGCAGGGAGAGGCCGCCGGTACACAGGATCACCGCTTTGGGCGAGAACTCGTGATCCGTTGTGCGCACGGTCCACGTTGCTCCCGGCGTTATCTCGTGGACATTTTGCGCGCATCTCAGGCGGACACCTGAGGACCGCACCGCCGTGGTCAGCGATTCAAGCACCGATTCGGCGGAGTCCGAGACTGGGAAGTACTTGCCCATCTCAGGCTCGAGTTTGAGGGGAACGCCGATATCCTGAAAGAAACGCAGCGTCTGGGGCAGCCCGAAGGCATCAAGAACACGCGCGACAAATTCGCGGGAGCCGCTGTGGAAATGCGAGGCGGTCACGTGCTCGTTCGTAACGTTGCAGCGCCCGCCTCCGGAGACCAGGATCTTCGCGCCGATCTTCTGCTGGGAATCCAGCAGAACGACGTTGGCGCGGGCCTTCGCTGCGGTCAGCGCGGCCATCAAACCGGCGGCGCCGGCGCCGATGACGACGATGGAAGATGGATGGGGGGAAGGCACATCGGCCTGCGTTCCACCGCGGTTTCTATCCTCCATCATCCGCCCTCCACCCTCCACGAAAACGGCCCGGCGACCACTTGAGTCACCGGGCCTGATGGTGCAGATGAGAGGATTTGAACCTCCACGCCCTTTCGGGCACATGCTCCTGAGGCATGCGCGTCTGCCGTTCCGCCACATCTGCAAACGGTTGCCGGCCCTGTACAGAGCCGACAACCGTAGTATACCAAACGCGGGGCCAAATGGCAAGGATACTGGGGGAACCCTCGACCCTCTAGAACCTCATCCCGGCCGTAATCGCCAGGCCGCGCGCTTCCTTGGCGATCCCGCTAAACGGGTAATGATAGTCGCCCTGAAGGTAAAGGCCACCCTTGAGGTCAATTCCGGCAAGCGCCTTGACACCGGCGCTCGTCTTCTTCTCAACGGTTGTCACGCCGAGAGTCGTGGTCTTCCAGCGCGCATCGTAGACGCCGAAACCGAGCCCGAAATATGGCTTGGGCTGACCCGGTACCAGCGTCGGCGATGAGTATCGTTGAACCAGAGTAACGCCGACTACACGGTTATCCTTGCTCTTGCCAAGGTAGTCCAGAGCGATTTCCTGGCCGCCCACCACCGGCAGGAAGCCCATATTCATGCGCGCATCCAGACCGACGGCTGTCCAGTTCTTGCCATTATCGGTATTCTTCGGCATATGCACACCGGCGCGGATGCCAAAGCTCACAGGTTTCTGAACATCACCGAACTGCGCCCGCGCCCCACCCGCAACCAACGCGCCGGCAACCGCCAGCGCCAAAGTCATTCGCATTGAAACCTCCTATAGATCCACGGAGCGGCCTGCCGGCCGCGACTACACTCCATGATTGTCGGAAACGGCAACCAGTTCCTCCAGTTGCGAGCACACCGCGATCGCGATCGCCGGAAGGGGCGTCAGAGATACAGAATGGCCGGCCGCTTCGCTGGGCACACCGTGCGAAAGCCATCTCGGCCAACCTGCGTCCGCAATGGCACGCTAGACTGTCAGCAGGACGCAACATTCCAGATGGCCGGCCATCGTTTGTCCGTGGCCGGGGAGGCCGATGAAGGTGACGGCAACGAGAAGACGTGCGAGAAGAACGCGGCGGCGCGGGTATTGGCCCGCGCCGGCGTATCTGTGCGTTCTCCTAGTGGCTTGGGCCGCTGAAGCCTTGGTCGCCGAGCGGAACTGGATCGCGACGCTTCTGACGTACCTGCCGCAGTGGCCATGGGCAATTCCACTGCCGTTTCTGGCCCTCGGTGCCCTGTGGCGCAAGAGCCCGGCCGATCTGATCGCCTGCGCCGCCTCGGCCGCCATTGTCGCCTTCCCGCTCAATAGCTTCAACATCCCCCTTCGCCCGCCCGCCGCACGCGCGGATCTGCGGGTCATGACGTTCAATATTCACGGCGGCAGGCAGGGAGTTCCTCGGGTCGCCTCATCGATCCACGCAGCCTCGCCGGACGTGGTCTGCCTCCAGGAGGCTCTGGCGGAAGAGGGTTCTCCCGACCCCGTTCCGGCGTTGCGCCTTGCACTTCCGAGTTACACTTTCGCGCGCGCGGGCGGCATCGTGATCGCCTCGCGCCTGCCTGTTAAGTCAATCGACACGCACAGCTATTCGGACGGGCGCATCTGGCGCAAGGCCCTGGATGTCCGTGTTGAAGCCAACGGCTGCGTGATTCGGGTCCTGGCGGTCCACTTCGTTACGGGGCGCCTGCACTTGCGAGGTTCCACGTCATCAATCTGGCGCGATTCCGGTCAAACGCGGATCGCACAGGCCGACGACGTGCTCAAGTGGGTCCGGCGAACCAAACTGCCCACTATCGTCGCCGGCGATTTCAACACGCCTCCCCGTGGTCTGGCCTACGCGCGGCTGCGTTCGGGCCTTCACAGCGCGTTCCAGGACGCAGGAATGGGATTCGGATGGACTTACCCGGCCTCGCACCCCATGTTGCGGATCGACCACGTGTTCACCGCCAACGGCGTTTCGACGTCAAATGCACTCGTCGGCCCCGCCGGAGCATCTGACCACCGGCCTCTGATTTGCGACCTCGCAATTCGCCGATAGATCGTGGTTCGACGCTTGAAACCACACTCGCTCGTCCGCCTGCCGCTGGGCTAGAATGGGCTTATGGTCGCAACGCAACAACCCACCGGACAAAGAATCACCTATGAGCAGTGGCTTAAGATGCCCCGCATGACCCAACCGCACGAGGTGATCAACGGAGAGATAACTATGTCCCCAGCACCAAGCAGCATACACCAATGGATTCTCTCGGAACTTCTCGACGCTCTTCGCCGCCACGTCCGCGGGTCGGGACTTGGAGTTGTCCTTCCGGCGCCAGTCGACCTCATCATCACCAAAGCGCCAACCCTCCGCACGCGCCAACCGGACCTCCTCTTCCTCAACGGCGAAAAAACCGGTGTGTACGGCCCGAAGCAACTTGAGGACATGCCGTCGATCGAGGTCGTTCCCGATCTCATCGTGGAACTGCTTTCACCGGAAGAGAACCGTCGCACGCTGACCGGTAAGTTGGACGACTATGCTGCGTTGGGGGTGCTTGAGGTCTGGCTGGTGAGCCGAGAGAGCGAGACAATCGAGGTCTTGTCGATTATCGAAGAAGGCTACAGTCGAACCGCGTTGTTCGGTCATGGGGACACGCTGACGTCTGGAGTGCTGCTCGGTTTCCAGTTGGAGGTGCAGAGCCTCTTCGGTTGACGGGCACTGTAGGCAGGACATGGAAAAGTATGCGTACGGCCGTATCCGTAAACTCGACGAGAGCCTGCACCAGGCCGGCATCGACGCGGAAGTCATCGCGCAGATCATGGAAGGCGGCGAAGCCATTACGGAGAGGACGTCCCCCGCGGCGAAGGCCGATTGGCTGCGCGAGGCAATCCGTAAGATGGACCGGCTCATTGAGGCCGGGCCACGCCATTCCATCCGGGAATCCTGCGCCTGCTGCCTTGGCGGCAAGAGGCTGGAGATCTCGAAGGCGATCGCCCGCGACAACCAGACGCTCGAGGGCCGGATTCGGGCAGCCAACGAAGCGAGGTTCGTGTTCGGCCACAGCGTGACGCTGGAGGACGACGGCAAGGTGATGGTACGCTTTGCGCCGGAGGGCTGGGAGTCATACGGCTGCCCGTGCCTGCCCAAAGCAAAGGAGCCGTTGCCCCTTACGTATTGCTACTGCTGCGGCGGGCACGCGAAGCACCACTTGCAGACGGCGCTTGGACGAAAACTCGAAGTCACGGTCATTCACACCGCGCTGTCCACCGGCGGCAAGAAGCCCTGCACATTTCAGTTCCGGTTCGCCGACTGACCATTCCGGTGTTGCCGAGAGGTTATCCGAAT
This window encodes:
- a CDS encoding aconitate hydratase; this encodes MADKHNLFGTRKQFQYGEYYSLPQLEAAGVGPVSRLPVSIRIVLESVLRNVDGVRVREDDVRALANWKPNAERTEEIPFVVARIVLQDFTGVPLLVDLAAMRSAVARMGKDPAVIEPLVPVDLVVDHSVQVDFASTPDALQRNMEMEFKRNRARYQFLKWGMQAFNGFGVVPPGIGIVHQVNLEYLAKGVLAKDGVYYPDTLVGTDSHTTMINGLGIVGWGVGGIEAEAGMLGQPVYILTPDVVGVNLHGALKPGVTATDLVLTITEMLRAAKVVGKFVEFHGEGAASLSLTDRATLANMAPEYGATMGFFPVDEESCRYLAATGRSDEQVDAFRQYFKAQGLFGMPKAGEIAYSQTHELDLGTVEPCVAGPKRPQDRIALTDVKSKFEELLSSPSAYNRSLEEAGRRFVVLSGSSLRSATLSGGGEQAVETAPAPVNGEVSASNTNPLTEIEMMENRSTPDRVTDVPAGEFPKSVEELKHGDVVIAAITSCTNTSNPSVMLAAGLLAKKAVARGLKVRPTVKTSLAPGSRVVTDYFEKTGLQPYLDALGFQVVGYGCTTCIGNSGPLEPNLEKVVTDNDLVVASVLSGNRNFEARVHQNVKANFLMSPPLVVAFALAGTVEIDMASEPLGVGADGKAVFLRDIWPAQEEIANLLATANDPDTYRSLYRDFADQNPLWGEVPSSTGNVYTWDRESTYIQEPPFFEKFGMAPEPVRPIRNARPLAIFGDSVTTDHISPAGAIKPSSPAGIYLQEKGVTAEDFNSYGSRRGNDRVMTRGTFANVRIRNLMVPGVEGGVTAHQPDGEQMSIYDASMKYQASEAPLMVFAGLEYGTGSSRDWAAKGTSLLGVKAVVARSYERIHRSNLVGMGVLPCQFKDGVSAQSLGLDGTETFDITGFESGIVPRRDVTLEIHRANGEAVEVPLTLRIDTPIEVEYYRNGGILQYVLRGLLAE
- a CDS encoding phage Gp37/Gp68 family protein; its protein translation is MRGHTPKPGFTSWNPLTGCTKISPGCKHCFAERISRNLQRTGVAKYANGFQLTMHGDDILNWPLTHRRPTLIFVNSMSDVFHKDVPLAFIERIFAIIDRAQWHRFMIFTKRAERLAELAPDLAWPANLWMAVSVENADYRHRIDLLRTVPAAVRFVSCEPLLGPIPDLDLAGIDSLACGAETGPDSRPCDPASVRLLRDQCVAQHVPFAFHGFGSAEDRDEGRDRLIDGERWRQSHDAYRTFMTGGQMELFG
- a CDS encoding type II toxin-antitoxin system Phd/YefM family antitoxin, encoding MTRISSRELRDDLSETLNRVAYGGETVRVHRRGKGLAVIIPEAAYAAYEEWEAREDARLLELARISDDESKGVPGIDAEALFRELGV
- a CDS encoding type II toxin-antitoxin system RelE/ParE family toxin; this encodes MTYRVVLNTHAERQFRKVPQQIQPRLAAAIRLLATDPRQPDCRKLVGGKHHWRIRAADIYRVVYTIQDDHMLVTVVELDHWDTV
- a CDS encoding aminoacetone oxidase family FAD-binding enzyme, whose translation is MMEDRNRGGTQADVPSPHPSSIVVIGAGAAGLMAALTAAKARANVVLLDSQQKIGAKILVSGGGRCNVTNEHVTASHFHSGSREFVARVLDAFGLPQTLRFFQDIGVPLKLEPEMGKYFPVSDSAESVLESLTTAVRSSGVRLRCAQNVHEITPGATWTVRTTDHEFSPKAVILCTGGLSLPKSGSTGAGYAMAGKLGHSIVYTTPALSPLLSDSPAHAALSGVTLPVRLTWREHRDVLAEYEGSFLFTHTGYSGPAALNVSRHIARDSKDHPAAALYCRFVPAVPAGGEREFEAYVLSEYRGHGPYAMAARFMPRRVADMVCDAAQVNPRVPMARMPAPDRRRLMASMLDHHLPVTEVDGYRKAEATAGGVSVDEVDPETMMSRIVPGLFLAGEILDVDGQLGGYNFQWAWSSGYVAGRAAAKW
- a CDS encoding endonuclease/exonuclease/phosphatase family protein; its protein translation is MAWAAEALVAERNWIATLLTYLPQWPWAIPLPFLALGALWRKSPADLIACAASAAIVAFPLNSFNIPLRPPAARADLRVMTFNIHGGRQGVPRVASSIHAASPDVVCLQEALAEEGSPDPVPALRLALPSYTFARAGGIVIASRLPVKSIDTHSYSDGRIWRKALDVRVEANGCVIRVLAVHFVTGRLHLRGSTSSIWRDSGQTRIAQADDVLKWVRRTKLPTIVAGDFNTPPRGLAYARLRSGLHSAFQDAGMGFGWTYPASHPMLRIDHVFTANGVSTSNALVGPAGASDHRPLICDLAIRR
- a CDS encoding Uma2 family endonuclease is translated as MVATQQPTGQRITYEQWLKMPRMTQPHEVINGEITMSPAPSSIHQWILSELLDALRRHVRGSGLGVVLPAPVDLIITKAPTLRTRQPDLLFLNGEKTGVYGPKQLEDMPSIEVVPDLIVELLSPEENRRTLTGKLDDYAALGVLEVWLVSRESETIEVLSIIEEGYSRTALFGHGDTLTSGVLLGFQLEVQSLFG